In Corylus avellana chromosome ca2, CavTom2PMs-1.0, the following proteins share a genomic window:
- the LOC132172987 gene encoding uncharacterized protein LOC132172987 produces MEEGAINKPHERSQKEKMTAARSETFPSASNPQRASSGQAINQQISYSFPSRPTHLDQGASDCLTNHSQVANAGDASLQALGAVFVKIRPSLSSLIQDLANCDAAISLPAPNFDKPQETSSCAKTPQGELEQIVSEEPSSSKNCETDQSNCRERTLDEHGALCGPLLQAALKGDWLAFLEEDPSCVRASISRDEGTALHNAVVAEDITDIKVFLKFMSPNDLKLTTTKGATALHFAAQSKMVIIAEQLVKINDEPLLMHDSCGNIPLHIAVNYHGHQNMIWYLISVTPFDKLTADDRTKLLLNTISNDMYDIALKILKIDSNIATADTAWRALEVLARKPLSIFCPSRLSLQQSHSNSWFTWICNQVLMKTLTHQLVEDLLEIVRTQDHRQFSLNLAIYRKALIFEAAKVGNVGFLIILIHYYPDLIWQLDEDNMTLFHIAILYRQESVFNLIYKIGPNKRRRLASLITLKKEDNMLHLVARSAPLDGQNIILGGFGMQRELMWFQEIKRIVPLPYSMMKNLEGKTPNELLKSTQKEFKKDREKWIKETTQNSMVVATLIAAIVFAAAFTVPGGNDQETGTPIFLKSNWFTVFFVADVIAMVASSTSILIFLSMFMSRYTEEDFFETIPSIFLIGLTTLFTSIMSMMIVFCGACFLIYKNARPWAPVLAITLASTSVTSVLLLRFDLLKESREISMYIFCSLLYKCRLFFYQKMPIGGWLSRKYASQMKGKENR; encoded by the exons atggaagaaggtGCTATCAACAAGCCTCATGAAAGAAGTCAAAAGGAAAAGATGACAGCAGCAAGGAGTGAGACATTTCCATCAGCAAGTAATCCTCAAAGGGCTTCTTCTGGACAAGCTATCAATCAACAAATATCCTATTCCTTTCCATCACGTCCTACACACTTGGATCAGGGAGCATCTGATTGTTTAACAAATCACAGCCAAGTGGCTAATGCAGGAGATGCTAGCCTTCAGGCTCTAGGGGCGGTTTTCGTTAAAATTCGGCCTTCTTTAAGCTCTCTTATACAAGATTTGGCTAACTGCGACGCAGCTATATCATTACCGGCGCCAAACTTTGACAAACCCCAAGAAACAAGCTCATGTGCAAAGACACCACAAGGAGAACTGGAGCAGATAGTGTCAGAGGAACCAAGCTCAAGCAAAAATTGTGAAACTGATCAAAGTAATTGTA gaGAAAGAACATTAGATGAACACGGTGCCCTGTGTGGTCCCCTCCTTCAAGCTGCCTTAAAAGGTGATTGGCTGGCTTTTCTTGAGGAAGACCCAAGCTGTGTTCGAGCCTCCATATCGAGAGATGAAGGGACGGCACTCCACAATGCGGTGGTTGCAGAAGACATCACTGATATAAAAGTATTCTTGAAATTTATGAGTCCAAACGACTTGAAATTGACTACAACAAAAGGAGCTACGGCCCTTCACTTTGCAGCTCAATCAAAAATGGTGATAATTGCTGAGCAATTGGTCAAAATCAACGATGAGCCACTATTGATGCATGACTCCTGTGGAAACATTCCACTCCACATTGCAGTTAATTACCACGGACATCAAAACATGATCTGGTATCTAATCTCTGTGACTCCTTTTGATAAGTTGACTGCTGATGATCGAACTAAGCTCCTGCTTAATACTATTAGCAATGATATGTATG ATATAgcattgaaaattctaaaaatagaTTCAAACATAGCAACTGCCGACACTGCATGGAGAGCTTTGGAAGTGTTGGCAAGAAAACCTTTGTCAATTTTCTGCCCAAGTCGGCTATCACTCCAGCAAAGTCACTCAAATTCCT GGTTCACATGGATCTGTAACCAAGTTTTGATGAAGACACTAACCCATCAATTAGTTGAAGACCTTTTGGAAATAGTTAGAACTCAAGATCACAGACAGTTCTCATTAAACTTGGCTATATATCGGAAGGCTTTAATTTTTGAGGCTGCGAAAGTTGGAAATGTTGGGTTTCTAATTATATTGATACATTATTATCCTGATCTTATATGGCAATTAGACGAAGATAACATGACTTTATTTCACATTGCTATTTTATATCGTCAGGAGAGTGTGTTCAATCTAATATATAAGATAGGTCCTAACAAGCGTCGTCGCCTTGCATCCTTGATTACTTTGAAAAAAGAGGACAACATGCTGCACTTAGTTGCAAGATCGGCTCCTTTGGATGGACAAAATATCATATTAGGAGGTTTTGGTATGCAACGGGAGTTGATGTGGTTTCAG GAGATAAAAAGGATTGTCCCACTGCCCTACTCAATGATGAAGAATTTAGAAGGCAAAACACCTAACGAGTTGCTAAAATCGACACAGAAAGAGTTTAAGAAAGACCGTGAAAAATGGATAAAGGAGACAACACAAAATTCTATGGTTGTGGCAACATTAATTGCCGCTATAGTTTTTGCTGCAGCATTCACTGTACCAGGTGGCAACGATCAAGAAACAGGCACTCCtatatttttgaaaagtaaCTGGTTTACGGTGTTCTTCGTAGCAGATGTAATTGCAATGGTTGCCTCTTCAACTTCCATACTCATTTTCTTATCAATGTTCATGTCACGTTACACAGAAGAGGATTTCTTTGAGACAATACCTTCAATCTTCTTAATTGGACTCACAACACTCTTTACGTCCATTATGAGCATGATGATAGTCTTTTGCGGAGCTTGTTTTTTGATTTATAAAAATGCAAGGCCTTGGGCTCCAGTTCTTGCAATCACTTTGGCTAGTACCTCGGTTACTTCCGTTTTACTACTACGTTTTGATCTTTTGAAGGAATCGAGAGAAATATCCATGTACATATTTTGTTCTCTGCTATATAAATGTAGACTATTTTTCTACCAGAAGATGCCTATTGGGGGATGGCTTAGTAGAAAATATGCAAGTCAAATGAAAGGGAAGGAAAATCGTTGA